Genomic segment of Desulforegula conservatrix Mb1Pa:
CGTAATCTCAAGGCCGCATCCGGCCTCGCAGAAAGGACATACACGAAAAGCTGTTCTTGTGGTCATGGGATTCAGATCCTTATTGATTAAGATTTGGAGATTTTTGTCAAAGACTTAAAAAAAAGCCGGATGCCGGCGGGTCGCTTTTTGGAAAAAGCTCTGCAAAAACTTATGGTTTATTTTCATTGAATTGCACTTGAAAGCTCGGTTTTTAAATCCTTCACAGCGTTTTCAAGGATTTTGATATCCTTTCCAAGTCTTGCAAGAAGAATTGAACCCTCGATCCCGGCTACTATCCTTAATGCCAGTGTTCTTGAATCGGTTTCAGAATCCTGCCCATATCTGATTTCTCCTGATTCCTTTGCCTTCGAGATCAGGGTTGCAATCCAGTCTATTCCTGAATCCAGGACTCCTTTTACTGATTCTGCAACTGCCGGAACTGTGTCTGCCGTTTCCATTGCAAGGTTTCCGAAAAGACATCCTCCTTTCAGACCACGATCCCTGTGAAAATCAAGCACTGCATCGAGAATTCCGTACAGCCTTTCAACCGGGCTTCCTGATCCTGACCTGCCGGAAAGATATTCTCCGTAGGTTTTACCGGCAGACTTTACAAGATCGATGACAAGGGCCTCTTTACCGGGAAAATGATAATAAAGATTCCCTTTCTGCGCTCCGGTTGCAGCAATTATGTCGTTCATGGTAGTGGCG
This window contains:
- a CDS encoding TetR/AcrR family transcriptional regulator, which translates into the protein MHQTETKGQQTRQRILDSAMDLLNTKGYHATTMNDIIAATGAQKGNLYYHFPGKEALVIDLVKSAGKTYGEYLSGRSGSGSPVERLYGILDAVLDFHRDRGLKGGCLFGNLAMETADTVPAVAESVKGVLDSGIDWIATLISKAKESGEIRYGQDSETDSRTLALRIVAGIEGSILLARLGKDIKILENAVKDLKTELSSAIQ